One Clostridia bacterium DNA window includes the following coding sequences:
- the spoVG gene encoding septation regulator SpoVG, whose product MNITEVRIRLKTKEDSKIKAIASITIDECFVVHDIKVIEGNEGFFIAMPSRKTPEGEFKDIVHPLNTETRELIKERILQEFEKARGQQQA is encoded by the coding sequence ACATAACTGAAGTAAGAATCAGATTGAAGACCAAGGAAGACAGCAAGATTAAGGCTATAGCATCTATTACAATTGATGAGTGCTTTGTCGTTCACGATATAAAAGTAATAGAAGGCAATGAAGGCTTTTTTATAGCAATGCCTAGCAGAAAAACTCCTGAAGGCGAATTTAAGGATATCGTTCATCCTTTAAATACCGAAACTAGGGAGTTAATTAAAGAAAGAATCTTGCAGGAATTCGAAAAAGCACGCGGACAACAACAAGCCTAA